A portion of the Musa acuminata AAA Group cultivar baxijiao chromosome BXJ1-1, Cavendish_Baxijiao_AAA, whole genome shotgun sequence genome contains these proteins:
- the LOC135677883 gene encoding uncharacterized protein LOC135677883 isoform X2, with protein MASGSDERKRKRTRREKGYGQRKLLPGENVEVLCCDEGLRGSWHAGTVISCQGCSRLIEYRDLLCEDERSNLQEMILVSAAVEGQARKNPKNYRGLIRPLPPYYDIQIFEMRYGLCVDALVDDAWWEGVVFDHEEGSTKRLIFFPDQGDQQMVMVDHLRLTQDWNETYGHWKPRGGWLLLQVLQAFEEEDALPVSIREIWYDLSTMVSFREKIGLWMFGSLSVWEQLVSGLIRELLSVVHVLSEVSYDQPVDAPTYSGNDEIPSDDVPRQVGSLIQSDTAGILSGPVRIMDKVQCSQLLTPDDCFVQGNGYSSEWNHDEQNNVLETSDVEDVQNYKSGIPSSFVYHEEVVFAHGSHKKRRCRDMQHQAKASIPTVAQKFKKSKFDSINEVSPDGNHRRDMVKAFEPCKVTEPRDMKYEEANNNLQSDALCIKVISPFSHQNNKEEDTGNRTGQTSWQSLYAEAERCPEAVALYAFRSADRDSQVKPLKVAEKVKKHLFALGWKIEYRRDRLLRVRFVSPEGKNYYNLRKACIDVLKRELEGDQSCKQGRKYFGNCSGFGKPDSKTGNVCPELASLMQNFLEHPSIMGTERTSDHSGHCFRQFQTNIGMKTERKLERLGPFSKLPDNSHSLLDSVRMKLHPDEFHESKQPDSSVLAKENLELIVSENVPTYKHIEPEYGPQAISNYKRYIESSREKGFEKLPNVDIELMKLNVQKHLLYMGWRFAERRRKLRFASPGGEIFHSLYTACEAYLEKEENMGKTYGSSLKGTNVSQNSWCASIGNKINDSKEVSLLCKNQCFSTSMDPDEFQKSDEVSNNGTENRSILVFSSPECGEGFGNSCLEKLKKSKTGIKISSLLPLKVVGCRRLLEHYCSQKSKKRKVQDLRSKGYEAGSIFLQPEQQLSERCQFVPVTSPTQKVVEATWSMLIENRIVLARQKVRYISKRDGHVLMEGHITHDGIKCRCCRKLHSLTGFEAHAGSDKCKPGANTFLLDGRSLLQCHLQMVYGKDLINFPHPRLKHVYAHSQSDSVCSVCQYGGTLMLCDHCPSAFHDLPKGKWFCPSCRCGICASSAFSSADQFTAKTMLYCDQCERKYHVGCLRRRGTNLKHCPTGNWFCSKKCSEIFLHLRNLLGKSNPTTKEGFSWVLLRSKTETDANLNQIDFATVSRNCRKLHIAQKLLHECFVSIIEPRTQSDLLADLLMNKESELNRLNFWGFYTMLLVRGDEIISMATFRVYGEKIAEMPLVGTRAKYRRQGMCHIILDELEKLLSALGVERLCIPAVQTLLETWMCSFGFTKMSNYERLNLLEYTLLNFQDTIMCQKLLRTAPEVTDENKGKCHQHQDSPSKNVD; from the exons ATGGCGAGCGGCTCCgacgagaggaagaggaagaggacgaggagggaGAAGGGGTACGGCCAGAGAAAGCTGCTTCCTGGAGAGAACGTCGAG GTATTATGTTGTGACGAAGGACTGAGAGGATCTTGGCACGCAGGGACTGTCATCAGTTGTCAAGGATGCTCCCGACTCATTGAATATAGAGATTTGTTATGTGAGGATGAACGTTCGAATCTTCAAGAGATGATCCTTGTATCGGCTGCTGTAGAGGGCCAGGCTAGAAAAAACCCAAAGAATTATCGTGGCCTAATTAGGCCCTTGCCGCCTTATTATGATATCCAgatttttgagatgagatatgggCTCTGTGTGGATGCCTTAGTGGATGATGCCTGGTGGGAAGGTGTGGTTTTTGATCATGAAGAAGGCTCAACAAAGAGGTTGATCTTTTTCCCTGACCAGGGTGACCAGCAGATGGTCATGGTCGACCATTTACGTCTCACCCAAGATTGGAATGAAACATACGGGCATTGGAAGCCACGCGGTGGGTGGttgttgcttcaagtgcttcaagCATTTGAGGAGGAAGATGCCCTGCCAGTCTCGATAAGAGAAATCTGGTATGACTTAAGCACAATGGTTTCTTTTAGGGAAAAGATTGGATTGTGGATGTTTGGATCTCTATCAGTTTGGGAGCAGTTGGTATCAGGGTTGATCCGAGAATTGCTATCTGTTGTACATGTCCTATCAGAGGTTTCATATGACCAACCCGTTGATGCTCCCACATATTCTGGTAATGATGAGATTCCATCGGATGATGTTCCTCGTCAGGTAGGAAGTCTGATTCAAAGTGATACTGCTGGCATACTTTCTGGACCAGTTAGGATAATGGATAAAGTTCAGTGCTCACAGCTGCTCACACCTGATGATTGCTTTGTTCAAGGCAATGGATACTCATCCGAGTGGAACCATGACGAGCAGAATAATGTCCTTGAAACATCAGATGTAGAGGATGTTCAAAATTATAAATCTGGAATCCCTAGTTCATTTGTATACCATGAAGAGGTGGTATTTGCTCATGGTTCACATAAAAAAAGAAGATGCCGAGACATGCAGCACCAAGCAAAAGCTTCTATTCCAACAGTAGCCCAAAAGTTTAAGAAAAGTAAGTTTGATTCCATAAATGAAGTTTCACCTGATGGGAATCATCGCAGAGATATGGTAAAAGCATTTGAACCATGTAAGGTTACAGAACCTCGGGATATGAAGTATGAGGAGGCCAATAATAATCTGCAATCTGATGCACTTTGCATTAAGGTTATTAGTCCTTTTAGTCATCAAAACAATAAGGAGGAAGATACAGGGAACAGAACAGGACAAACATCTTGGCAATCTTTATATGCTGAAGCTGAGCGCTGCCCAGAAGCAGTTGCTTTATATGCCTTTCGATCTGCTGATAGGGATTCTCAGGTTAAACCATTGAAGGTAGCTGAAAAAGTGAAGAAGCATCTTTTTGCTCTGGGCTGGAAGATCGAATATAGAAGAGATAGATTATTAAGAGTTCGTTTTGTCTCACCCGAAGGAAAAAACTATTATAATCTTCGCAAGGCCTGCATAGATGTGTTGAAAAGAGAACTTGAGGGGGATCAGAGTTGCAAGCAAGGGAGGAAATATTTTGGAAATTGCTCTGGTTTCGGCAAACCTGATTCAAAGACAGGAAACGTGTGTCCAGAACTAGCATCCCTCATGCAAAATTTTTTGGAGCATCCATCAATTATGGGGACTGAACGAACGTCAGATCATTCTGGCCATTGTTTTAGGCAATTCCAAACTAACATAGGTATGAAGACAGAAAGAAAACTTGAGAGACTTGGACCCTTCTCCAAACTACCTGATAATTCACACAGCCTTCTTGACTCTGTCAGGATGAAGCTACATCCAGATGAGTTTCATGAAAGCAAGCAACCAGACAGTTCTGTTTTGGCGAAGGAAAACCTTGAGTTAATTGTTTCTGAAAATGTTCCTACTTATAAGCATATTGAACCAGAATACGGCCCTCAAGCTATTTCAAATTACAAGAGATACATTGAATCATCTCGAGAGAAAGGCTTTGAGAAACTACCTAACGTGGATATTGAACTGATGAAGTTAAATGTTCAGAAGCATCTCTTGTACATGGGCTGGAGATTTGCTGAAAGGAGAAGAAAACTACGTTTTGCTTCTCCTGGTGGTGAGATCTTTCATTCTCTTTATACAGCCTGTGAGGCTTActtggaaaaagaagaaaatatgggAAAAACATATGGAAGTTCTCTTAAAGGTACAAATGTTAGCCAAAATTCTTGGTGTGCATCAATTGGAAATAAAATTAATGATTCGAAGGAGGTAAGTCTTCTGTGCAAAAATCAGTGTTTCTCCACTTCAATGGACCCTGATGAGTTCCAGAAATCTGATGAGGTGTCAAATAATGGCACCGAAAATAGATCTATACTTGTATTTAGTTCTCCAGAATGTGGAGAAGGATTTGGTAATTCATGTTTGGAAAAACTTAAAAAGTCAAAGACAGGAATCAAAATCTCTTCTTTGTTACCTCTGAAAGTTGTAGGATGTAGAAGACTTCTAGAACATTATTGCTCCCAGAaatcaaagaaaagaaaggtaCAAGACCTTAGAAGCAAAGGTTATGAAGCAGGAAGTATTTTCTTACAGCCTGAACAGCAGTTAAGTGAAAGATGCCAATTTGTTCCAGTAACATCTCCCACCCAAAAGGTAGTTGAAGCAACCTGGTCAATGCTAATTGAGAATCGTATAGTATTAGCTAGGCAGAAGGTGCGCTACATTTCTAAGAGAGATGGTCATGTTTTGATGGAAGGACACATAACTCATGATGGGATTAAATGCAGATGTTGTAGAAAGTTGCATAGTCTCACTGGATTCGAAGCTCATGCTGGCAGCGACAAGTGCAAACCTGGTGCGAACACATTCTTGCTTGATGGAAGGTCCTTACTACAGTGCCACTTACAAATGGTGTATGGAAAAGACCTCATAAACTTCCCACATCCAAGGCTAAAGCATGTTTATGCTCACAGCCAAAGTGACTCTGTATGTTCTGTCTGTCAATATGGTGGTACACTGATGCTATGTGATCATTGCCCATCAGCATTCCAT GATCTGCCAAAGGGAAAATGGTTTTGTCCATCGTGTCGATGTGGTATATGTGCCTCAAGTGCATTCAGTTCTGCTGACCAATTTACAGCGAAGACTATGTTGTATTGTGATCAGTGCGAACGCAAAT ATCATGTTGGATGCTTGAGAAGGAGAGGAACTAATTTAAAACATTGTCCTACTGGAAATTGGTTTTGCAGCAAGAAGTGTTCAGAG ATATTTTTACATTTGCGCAATCTTCTTGGAAAatcaaatccaacaacaaaagaaGGATTTTCATGGGTTCTTTTGAGATCTAAGACAGAGACTGATGCCAATCTCAATCAAATTGATTTTGCGACTGTTTCTAGGAATTGCAGAAAGCTCCATATTGCACAAAAGTTATTGCATGAATGCTTTGTGTCTATTATTGAACCTCGTACCCAGAGTGATCTTTTAGCTGATCTTCTCATGAATAAAGA ATCAGAGCTGAACAGATTAAACTTTTGGGGCTTTTATACTATGCTTTTGGTGAGAGGAGATGAGATCATATCAATGGCTACATTTAG GGTTTATGGTGAAAAGATTGCAGAAATGCCTCTTGTTGGTACGCGTGCCAAATATCGCCGACAAGGAATGTGCCACATTATTTTGGATGAACTTGAAAAG TTACTTTCTGCGTTAGGTGTTGAAAGGCTGTGCATACCAGCAGTCCAAACACTTTTAGAAACATGGATGTGCTCCTTTGGATTTACAaagatgagcaactatgagagacTAAATCTCTTGGAATACACCCTTCTAAATTTTCAAGATACCATCATGTGCCAGAAACTGCTAAGAACTGCTCCAGAAGTTACAGATGAAAATAAAG GAAAATGCCACCAACACCAAGATAGTCCCAGTAAAAATGTTGATTGA
- the LOC135677883 gene encoding uncharacterized protein LOC135677883 isoform X1 — MASGSDERKRKRTRREKGYGQRKLLPGENVEVLCCDEGLRGSWHAGTVISCQGCSRLIEYRDLLCEDERSNLQEMILVSAAVEGQARKNPKNYRGLIRPLPPYYDIQIFEMRYGLCVDALVDDAWWEGVVFDHEEGSTKRLIFFPDQGDQQMVMVDHLRLTQDWNETYGHWKPRGGWLLLQVLQAFEEEDALPVSIREIWYDLSTMVSFREKIGLWMFGSLSVWEQLVSGLIRELLSVVHVLSEVSYDQPVDAPTYSGNDEIPSDDVPRQVGSLIQSDTAGILSGPVRIMDKVQCSQLLTPDDCFVQGNGYSSEWNHDEQNNVLETSDVEDVQNYKSGIPSSFVYHEEVVFAHGSHKKRRCRDMQHQAKASIPTVAQKFKKSKFDSINEVSPDGNHRRDMVKAFEPCKVTEPRDMKYEEANNNLQSDALCIKVISPFSHQNNKEEDTGNRTGQTSWQSLYAEAERCPEAVALYAFRSADRDSQVKPLKVAEKVKKHLFALGWKIEYRRDRLLRVRFVSPEGKNYYNLRKACIDVLKRELEGDQSCKQGRKYFGNCSGFGKPDSKTGNVCPELASLMQNFLEHPSIMGTERTSDHSGHCFRQFQTNIGMKTERKLERLGPFSKLPDNSHSLLDSVRMKLHPDEFHESKQPDSSVLAKENLELIVSENVPTYKHIEPEYGPQAISNYKRYIESSREKGFEKLPNVDIELMKLNVQKHLLYMGWRFAERRRKLRFASPGGEIFHSLYTACEAYLEKEENMGKTYGSSLKGTNVSQNSWCASIGNKINDSKEVSLLCKNQCFSTSMDPDEFQKSDEVSNNGTENRSILVFSSPECGEGFGNSCLEKLKKSKTGIKISSLLPLKVVGCRRLLEHYCSQKSKKRKVQDLRSKGYEAGSIFLQPEQQLSERCQFVPVTSPTQKVVEATWSMLIENRIVLARQKVRYISKRDGHVLMEGHITHDGIKCRCCRKLHSLTGFEAHAGSDKCKPGANTFLLDGRSLLQCHLQMVYGKDLINFPHPRLKHVYAHSQSDSVCSVCQYGGTLMLCDHCPSAFHVGCVGLKDLPKGKWFCPSCRCGICASSAFSSADQFTAKTMLYCDQCERKYHVGCLRRRGTNLKHCPTGNWFCSKKCSEIFLHLRNLLGKSNPTTKEGFSWVLLRSKTETDANLNQIDFATVSRNCRKLHIAQKLLHECFVSIIEPRTQSDLLADLLMNKESELNRLNFWGFYTMLLVRGDEIISMATFRVYGEKIAEMPLVGTRAKYRRQGMCHIILDELEKLLSALGVERLCIPAVQTLLETWMCSFGFTKMSNYERLNLLEYTLLNFQDTIMCQKLLRTAPEVTDENKGKCHQHQDSPSKNVD; from the exons ATGGCGAGCGGCTCCgacgagaggaagaggaagaggacgaggagggaGAAGGGGTACGGCCAGAGAAAGCTGCTTCCTGGAGAGAACGTCGAG GTATTATGTTGTGACGAAGGACTGAGAGGATCTTGGCACGCAGGGACTGTCATCAGTTGTCAAGGATGCTCCCGACTCATTGAATATAGAGATTTGTTATGTGAGGATGAACGTTCGAATCTTCAAGAGATGATCCTTGTATCGGCTGCTGTAGAGGGCCAGGCTAGAAAAAACCCAAAGAATTATCGTGGCCTAATTAGGCCCTTGCCGCCTTATTATGATATCCAgatttttgagatgagatatgggCTCTGTGTGGATGCCTTAGTGGATGATGCCTGGTGGGAAGGTGTGGTTTTTGATCATGAAGAAGGCTCAACAAAGAGGTTGATCTTTTTCCCTGACCAGGGTGACCAGCAGATGGTCATGGTCGACCATTTACGTCTCACCCAAGATTGGAATGAAACATACGGGCATTGGAAGCCACGCGGTGGGTGGttgttgcttcaagtgcttcaagCATTTGAGGAGGAAGATGCCCTGCCAGTCTCGATAAGAGAAATCTGGTATGACTTAAGCACAATGGTTTCTTTTAGGGAAAAGATTGGATTGTGGATGTTTGGATCTCTATCAGTTTGGGAGCAGTTGGTATCAGGGTTGATCCGAGAATTGCTATCTGTTGTACATGTCCTATCAGAGGTTTCATATGACCAACCCGTTGATGCTCCCACATATTCTGGTAATGATGAGATTCCATCGGATGATGTTCCTCGTCAGGTAGGAAGTCTGATTCAAAGTGATACTGCTGGCATACTTTCTGGACCAGTTAGGATAATGGATAAAGTTCAGTGCTCACAGCTGCTCACACCTGATGATTGCTTTGTTCAAGGCAATGGATACTCATCCGAGTGGAACCATGACGAGCAGAATAATGTCCTTGAAACATCAGATGTAGAGGATGTTCAAAATTATAAATCTGGAATCCCTAGTTCATTTGTATACCATGAAGAGGTGGTATTTGCTCATGGTTCACATAAAAAAAGAAGATGCCGAGACATGCAGCACCAAGCAAAAGCTTCTATTCCAACAGTAGCCCAAAAGTTTAAGAAAAGTAAGTTTGATTCCATAAATGAAGTTTCACCTGATGGGAATCATCGCAGAGATATGGTAAAAGCATTTGAACCATGTAAGGTTACAGAACCTCGGGATATGAAGTATGAGGAGGCCAATAATAATCTGCAATCTGATGCACTTTGCATTAAGGTTATTAGTCCTTTTAGTCATCAAAACAATAAGGAGGAAGATACAGGGAACAGAACAGGACAAACATCTTGGCAATCTTTATATGCTGAAGCTGAGCGCTGCCCAGAAGCAGTTGCTTTATATGCCTTTCGATCTGCTGATAGGGATTCTCAGGTTAAACCATTGAAGGTAGCTGAAAAAGTGAAGAAGCATCTTTTTGCTCTGGGCTGGAAGATCGAATATAGAAGAGATAGATTATTAAGAGTTCGTTTTGTCTCACCCGAAGGAAAAAACTATTATAATCTTCGCAAGGCCTGCATAGATGTGTTGAAAAGAGAACTTGAGGGGGATCAGAGTTGCAAGCAAGGGAGGAAATATTTTGGAAATTGCTCTGGTTTCGGCAAACCTGATTCAAAGACAGGAAACGTGTGTCCAGAACTAGCATCCCTCATGCAAAATTTTTTGGAGCATCCATCAATTATGGGGACTGAACGAACGTCAGATCATTCTGGCCATTGTTTTAGGCAATTCCAAACTAACATAGGTATGAAGACAGAAAGAAAACTTGAGAGACTTGGACCCTTCTCCAAACTACCTGATAATTCACACAGCCTTCTTGACTCTGTCAGGATGAAGCTACATCCAGATGAGTTTCATGAAAGCAAGCAACCAGACAGTTCTGTTTTGGCGAAGGAAAACCTTGAGTTAATTGTTTCTGAAAATGTTCCTACTTATAAGCATATTGAACCAGAATACGGCCCTCAAGCTATTTCAAATTACAAGAGATACATTGAATCATCTCGAGAGAAAGGCTTTGAGAAACTACCTAACGTGGATATTGAACTGATGAAGTTAAATGTTCAGAAGCATCTCTTGTACATGGGCTGGAGATTTGCTGAAAGGAGAAGAAAACTACGTTTTGCTTCTCCTGGTGGTGAGATCTTTCATTCTCTTTATACAGCCTGTGAGGCTTActtggaaaaagaagaaaatatgggAAAAACATATGGAAGTTCTCTTAAAGGTACAAATGTTAGCCAAAATTCTTGGTGTGCATCAATTGGAAATAAAATTAATGATTCGAAGGAGGTAAGTCTTCTGTGCAAAAATCAGTGTTTCTCCACTTCAATGGACCCTGATGAGTTCCAGAAATCTGATGAGGTGTCAAATAATGGCACCGAAAATAGATCTATACTTGTATTTAGTTCTCCAGAATGTGGAGAAGGATTTGGTAATTCATGTTTGGAAAAACTTAAAAAGTCAAAGACAGGAATCAAAATCTCTTCTTTGTTACCTCTGAAAGTTGTAGGATGTAGAAGACTTCTAGAACATTATTGCTCCCAGAaatcaaagaaaagaaaggtaCAAGACCTTAGAAGCAAAGGTTATGAAGCAGGAAGTATTTTCTTACAGCCTGAACAGCAGTTAAGTGAAAGATGCCAATTTGTTCCAGTAACATCTCCCACCCAAAAGGTAGTTGAAGCAACCTGGTCAATGCTAATTGAGAATCGTATAGTATTAGCTAGGCAGAAGGTGCGCTACATTTCTAAGAGAGATGGTCATGTTTTGATGGAAGGACACATAACTCATGATGGGATTAAATGCAGATGTTGTAGAAAGTTGCATAGTCTCACTGGATTCGAAGCTCATGCTGGCAGCGACAAGTGCAAACCTGGTGCGAACACATTCTTGCTTGATGGAAGGTCCTTACTACAGTGCCACTTACAAATGGTGTATGGAAAAGACCTCATAAACTTCCCACATCCAAGGCTAAAGCATGTTTATGCTCACAGCCAAAGTGACTCTGTATGTTCTGTCTGTCAATATGGTGGTACACTGATGCTATGTGATCATTGCCCATCAGCATTCCATGTAGGTTGTGTTGGACTAAAG GATCTGCCAAAGGGAAAATGGTTTTGTCCATCGTGTCGATGTGGTATATGTGCCTCAAGTGCATTCAGTTCTGCTGACCAATTTACAGCGAAGACTATGTTGTATTGTGATCAGTGCGAACGCAAAT ATCATGTTGGATGCTTGAGAAGGAGAGGAACTAATTTAAAACATTGTCCTACTGGAAATTGGTTTTGCAGCAAGAAGTGTTCAGAG ATATTTTTACATTTGCGCAATCTTCTTGGAAAatcaaatccaacaacaaaagaaGGATTTTCATGGGTTCTTTTGAGATCTAAGACAGAGACTGATGCCAATCTCAATCAAATTGATTTTGCGACTGTTTCTAGGAATTGCAGAAAGCTCCATATTGCACAAAAGTTATTGCATGAATGCTTTGTGTCTATTATTGAACCTCGTACCCAGAGTGATCTTTTAGCTGATCTTCTCATGAATAAAGA ATCAGAGCTGAACAGATTAAACTTTTGGGGCTTTTATACTATGCTTTTGGTGAGAGGAGATGAGATCATATCAATGGCTACATTTAG GGTTTATGGTGAAAAGATTGCAGAAATGCCTCTTGTTGGTACGCGTGCCAAATATCGCCGACAAGGAATGTGCCACATTATTTTGGATGAACTTGAAAAG TTACTTTCTGCGTTAGGTGTTGAAAGGCTGTGCATACCAGCAGTCCAAACACTTTTAGAAACATGGATGTGCTCCTTTGGATTTACAaagatgagcaactatgagagacTAAATCTCTTGGAATACACCCTTCTAAATTTTCAAGATACCATCATGTGCCAGAAACTGCTAAGAACTGCTCCAGAAGTTACAGATGAAAATAAAG GAAAATGCCACCAACACCAAGATAGTCCCAGTAAAAATGTTGATTGA